One Hemitrygon akajei chromosome 11, sHemAka1.3, whole genome shotgun sequence DNA segment encodes these proteins:
- the LOC140735855 gene encoding uncharacterized protein has product METVSRQRELGQESVQLRALNERLECYLQRVAVLEKENSTLRDHIQALKPGPDGGRRKELEAELEALRQELTEGLRETDRAALQRDTLLEEVRLVAERCCGEARLRTSAEKELAERRRWLEEEQRGRKGLEGKVRMFQDELGHLEEVQREERNVLLQETARNSLRCPTAPVAAISPPDLRLCLGEVDLKWTEARDLYRDELTRLERVVSEAGLRQEAAREETRLNRHRLQGLRGELEALREKRRQLEERLRQQNRASEQDTQRLQATVGELERERETLAAKMEQIVEEQRQLMQMKLALSLEVATYRALLDTEAQRIHSSAGARGLPASLRDAQLGFPGGKGLSTEKHSAPVRLEAGNAWRSAHPGAVTVPSGWKERKAFTDAAPTRTEPSAGRAAGRTGNGSVATWPGEFPAERDLVDGESAQDVPLDGGARDEADKCPADDRSSETPDQENTETKLFTKPAAHPPLTGLLNGDIAEPGADGGRPHLSPPLSTCPESAPEHSGHPNIGAEQFNGELRDPVEGDSDSDSLREVPDSVACQSGDFGEVTERPVEVALSRQGTSEARPGKETGSGSGEGRWSEEAIAFIKEEDLVKEEGTSVEDQCLTAANVPWEDSAREARPEKLETRRLSVEMERIREQDDKEVERIREQDDEEMTAESLLHGGENAPNTHETNDPVGRGSGDGAVETGAVGESEAGYPEGSGTEEGQLSESFQEPEVEVARIEESQTDKKVCAIPAHEDLSSGEELSAVMEEAVLMENPAAEDGVSEGWSPEMPGESIQQHPAEGSPEVKGEEVFGKEEEDHPEPPTEGMEAEPRSEAVDAPLRWEEMAEVKVDSEGRFCLETDPTREEQEVEEKAPTSLSAEEPADYLQEDRDGKPRENPEELLTVVTPVEKQFEAASEPWTQRMEAEFRSEEMDASLRWEEPVEDRMDSEERASPEKVCSREEQTVEKRVPTAMGTDDPTRHPQGDGDDEPRENESLSFGPRAEERSIEGMETESRPEAMDVPLRLDETAEKRVDSEGRASPVRVTTREEQEKEERVPTPVCAEEPADHPQGDQDDESQEDPLCLRPRAEEEVVEQHPEAIDAPLQSEKTAEARLDMEGRASPETLTTCEEPEAEVSVPTLVCAGETADHTEGDRDGKPREDAVESPRLGSRVEEEQEVEPTPELWTERLETEHRPEAMDAPFEWEETAEMRVDSEGRASPERVPACEEVEVEVRVPTPVCAEQPEDHQQRDRDGEPQEKPEVSLGFGPRREDQEEEAVPGPSTEGMDWPQSDAALRWEETAEVKVVSDGRASYEWVTISEEAEVEVRIPTPECANEPADHLQGDRDGEPREGPEESLNPESTAHEEIRAAPEPWTVGLEAESLPEEVGMPLPAEERMEGRVIPDRITPDEEQAVEKRALMPVCTKEIPEERLEGRVITDSAKPDEEQAVEKRALTPECAVEPAEERLEVRAIPDRVTPNEEQATEQRVLTPVCVEEPTEERLKEMAVPDSVTPDEAQAVEQRVLTLTCAEEPKEEQLEGRAVPDRVTPDEEQATEQRVLTPVCVEEPTEERLKEMAVPDSVTPDEAQAVEQRVQTLTCAEEPKEERLEGRAVPDRVTPDEEQATEQRVLTPVCVEEPTEERLKEMAVPDSVTPDEAQATEQRVQTLTCAEEPKEERLEGRAVPDRVTPDEEQATEQRVLTLTCAEEPMEERLEGRVITDSANPDEEQAVEKRALTPVCAVEPAEERLKEMAIPDSVTPDEAQAVEQRVQTLTCAEEPKEERLEGRAVPDRVTPDEEQAVEQRVQTPVCVEKPTEERLEEMAVPDRVTPDEEQAVEQRVKTLTCAEEPAEERLEEMAVPDSVTPDEAQAAEQRALTPVCTDEPADHLQGDRESEPQENSEVSPDLGPRAREELEEPRPEAMDVPFQWEETAEARVDSEGRASPERVHEELEAEVSVPEPVCVEEPADHPQGDRDGEPQEKPEVSLGLGPRREDQEVETVPGPSTEGKEILRSEVADAPLRWDETAEVKVDSEERDSYERGTTSEEPEVDKKVQTSVDEEETADYPQGDRDSEPREGPEELPTLESTADEVILAAPEPWTMGTKAESRPEEVDVPLPAEERMEGRAIPDRDTADVEKAVEQTALTPVCTEERMEGRTIVDIVSPDEEQAVQQRALTPICAEEPANHPQGYREGEPRENPEDLVTPEFPAKEEEVPGAPGLNFSEEAGTVPGDDGERKEWAGEFVDEAAQVPEHRSIQMDAGHVQEEDAELKTAAVGEEESIGAKDTGFSEANLETGDQETVIRKDKSDLEVAEGELERGSADQAEIPGEVSEPETEARGAEIEDELAIQLRASFSADEDSPQVKSISLAEMELAEDEDTFRVEEVGAGEEVTLASAELTEPREEMSATASALPDGPEEKGISTSPAALSLDEKPTAQEDQALRDSPEGAEDRALPPSSLSNILPETPGSEDQSLAEWQEDVAQACALPSQGTDVQEDSIPWEERPGGCQLIEGFPKESPSAGAEVESQGQASYVSPDVDAEGSPTGRLTLEDSMGVDGLETEEAGNVENVDNFQDAAIPNCPGDPTRIQPAKGEKSATAAEQNASTGFQTPGILLPDQTEIQVAVNPEFQRVDSDRLEVADQERPQGKEEAEDQHAPILESAAERPGLEQDAGCPLEEREKVTLRIEADESDSGHGVAAGSGEGGIPVKEEGQPTEPQPMNEVWEPASFPETLSHPEDLEDEALAGEEPLVNRPGKGKDEGDGGSVDLLLIPKEASPSRDLFLAPQSTSSAQDTWTAQNQEPRPDTPLVTNDRHLNGVHDYSEVPAKSDGRAVEMIATAYHYWSSEDE; this is encoded by the exons ATGGAGACCGTGTCGAGACAAAGAGAGTTGGGTCAGGAATCGGTGCAGCTGCGGGCGCTGAACGAGCGCCTGGAGTGTTATCTGCAGAGGGTGGCGGTACTGGAGAAAGAGAATTCCACTCTGCGGGACCACATCCAGGCTCTGAAGCCCGGCCCAGATGGAGGGAGGCGGAAGGAGCTGGAGGCGGAGCTGGAGGCCTTGAGGCAGGAACTTACCGAGGGATTGAGGGAGACCGACCGCGCGGCTCTTCAGCGGGACACTCTGCTAGAGGAGGTACGCCTGGTGGCGGAGAGATGTTGCGGGGAGGCGCGCCTCCGCACTTCGGCCGAGAAGGAGCTTGCCGAGAGAAGGAGGTGGTTGGAGGAGGAGCAGCGGGGCCGGAAGGGACTGGAGGGGAAAGTCCGGATGTTTCAGGACGAGCTGGGGCACCTGGAGGAAGTCCAGCGTGAGGAGAGGAATGTCCTACTCCAAGAAACAGCCAGAAATTCGCTGCGTTGCCCCACCGCTCCCGTGGCAGCGATCTCCCCTCCGGACCTCCGGCTTTGCCTGGGCGAGGTCGACCTGAAATGGACGGAGGCGAGGGACTTGTACCGCGACGAGTTGACCCGGCTAGAGCGCGTGGTGTCCGAGGCTGGCCTGAGGCAGGAGGCGGCCCGGGAGGAGACGAGGCTCAACCGGCACCGGCTGCAAGGTCTGCGCGGGGAGCTGGAGGCACTGCGGGAGAAGAGGCGGCAGCTGGAGGAGCGGCTGAGGCAGCAGAACAGAGCGAGCGAGCAGGACACGCAGCGACTCCAG GCAACAGTAGGAGAACTGGAACGGGAAAGGGAGACCTTGGCGGCCAAGATGGAGCAgattgtggaggagcagaggcaaCTGATGCAAATGaaactggcactgagtctggaggTGGCCACCTACAG AGCGCTGCTGGACACAGAAGCCCAGAGGATACACTCGTCAGCAGGGGCTCGGGGACTCCCGGCGTCACTGCGAG ATGCGCAGTTGGGATTCCCCGGCGGGAAGGGCCTTTCCACTGAGAAACATTCGGCTCCGGTCAGGCTAGAAGCTGGAAACGCCTGGAGATCTGCTCACCCGGGAGCGGTGACCGTGCCATCCGGGTGGAAAGAACGAAAAGCCTTCACGGACGCAGCCCCGACGCGCACCGAGCCCTCGGCGGGCAGAGCGGCCGGAAGGACCGGGAATGGGTCAGTCGCGACCTGGCCGGGAGAATTCCCCGCGGAGAGAGATCTAGTAGACGGAGAGAGCGCACAGGACGTTCCTTTGGACGGTGGTGCGAGAGACGAGGCCGACAAATGTCCCGCGGATGATCGGAGTTCGGAGACTCCGGACCAGGAGAACACGGAGACAAAGTTGTTCACCAAGCCCGCGGCGCATCCACCCTTAACGGGTCTGCTGAACGGGGACATTGCCGAGCCCGGGGCGGACGGAGGGAGACCACATCTTTCTCCACCATTATCTACCTGCCCTGAGTCAGCACCCGAGCACTCTGGCCATCCGAACATCGGCGCGGAACAATTCAACGGAGAGCTGAGGGACCCAGTGGAGGgcgattctgattccgattcactGCGCGAAGTCCCGGACTCTGTTGCGTGCCAAAGCGGTGATTTTGGGGAAGTGACTGAACGGCCCGTCGAAGTCGCATTGTCTCGGCAAGGGACATCCGAAGCGAGACCGGGGAAGGAGACAGGGAGTGGTTCGGGCGAGGGTCGGTGGTCCGAGGAGGCGATCGCATTCATTAAGGAGGAGGATCTggtaaaggaggaggggacctcgGTCGAAGACCAATGTCTTACGGCGGCGAATGTCCCTTGGGAAGATTCGGCGAGAGAGGCGAGACCGGAGAAATTGGAGACCAGACGACTAAGTGTCGAGATGGAGCGGATAAGAGAACAAGACGATAAGGAGGTGGAGCGGATAAGGGAGCAAGACGATGAGGAGATGACGGCGGAGAGTCTACTGCACGGTGGCGAGAATGCGCCGAACACACACGAAACTAACGACCCAGTCGGTAGAGGAAGTGGCGATGGGGCGGTGGAGACAGGAGCGGTGGGAGAGAGTGAGGCCGGCTACCCCGAAGGATCCGGAACGGAGGAAGGACAACTCAGCGAAAGCTTCCAGGAGCCGGAGGTCGAGGTGGCCAGGATCGAGGAAAGTCAAACGGACAAGAAAGTCTGCGCCATCCCAGCACACGAAGACCTGAGTTCAGGGGAAGAACTATCGGCTGTCATGGAAGAGGCTGTGCTGATGGAAAATCCGGCGGCTGAGGATGGAGTTTCTGAAGGATGGAGCCCGGAGATGCCTGGGGAATCTATTCAGCAGCATCCGGCCGAAGGAAGCCCCGAGGTGAAGGGAGAGGAGGTCTtcgggaaggaggaggaagaccACCCGGAGCCGCCGACTGAGGGGATGGAGGCGGAACCCCGATCGGAAGCAGTGGACGCGCCCCTCAGATGGGaggagatggcggaggtgaaAGTCGATTCGGAAGGAAGGTTCTGTCTTGAGACAGACCCTAcccgtgaagagcaagaggtggAAGAAAAGGCCCCAACATCTCTAAGTGCGGAGGAGCCGGCGGACTACCTGCAGGAAGACCGGGATGGCAAGCCccgggagaacccagaggaactACTCACTGTCGTGACTCCGGTAGAGAAGCAGTTTGAAGCCGCCTCGGAACCGTGGACCCAGCGGATGGAGGCGGAATTCCGGTCTGAAGAGATGGACGCGTCCCTTCGGTGGGAGGAACCAGTGGAGGACAGAATGGACTCGGAAGAAAGGGCCAGTCCCGAGAAAGTTTGTTCCCGCGAGGAGCAAACGGTGGAAAAGAGGGTCCCTACAGCAATGGGCACGGACGACCCAACGCGCCATCCGCAGGGAGATGGGGACGACGAGCCTCGGGAAAACGAATCACTAAGCTTTGGGCCCCGGGCGGAGGAACGATCGATCGAGGGGATGGAGACTGAATCTCGGCCTGAAGCAATGGACGTGCCCCTCCGGCTGGATGAAACGGCGGAGAAGAGGGTCGACTCGGAAGGAAGGGCCAGTCCGGTGAGAGTCACCACCCGTGAGGAACAAGAGAAAGAAGAACGGGTCCCTACACCAGTATGTGCCGAGGAGCCGGCGGACCACCCGCAGGGAGACCAGGACGACGAGTCCCAGGAGGACCCACTGTGTCTTAGGCCTCGGGCGGAGGAAGAGGTAGTAGAACAGCATCCAGAGGCAATAGACGCACCTCTCCAGAGCGAGAAGACGGCGGAGGCGCGGCTCGATATGGAAGGAAGGGCCAGTCCCGAGACACTCACTACCTGTGAAGAGCCAGAGGCTGAAGTGAGCGTCCCAACACTAGTTTGTGCGGGTGAGACAGCGGACCACACGGAGGGAGACCGAGACGGCAAGCCTCGGGAGGACGCAGTCGAATCTCCACGCCTTGGGTCTCGGGTGGAGGAAGAGCAGGAGGTGGAACCCACTCCGGAACTATGGACTGAGCGGTTGGAGACGGAACATCGGCCGGAGGCAATGGACGCACCCTTCGAGTGGGAGGAAACGGCAGAGATGAGGGTCGATTCGGAAGGAAGGGCCAGTCCCGAAAGAGTTCCCGCCTGTGAAGAGGTAGAGGTTGAAGTGAGGGTCCCTACACCAGTATGTGCGGAGCAGCCAGAGGACCACCAGCAGAGAGACCGGGACGGGGAGCCCCAGGAGAAGCCAGAGGTATCACTAGGTTTTGGGCCACGGCGGGAGGACCAGGAGGAGGAAGCCGTCCCGGGACCGTCGACAGAAGGGATGGATTGGCCCCAATCAGATGCGGCCCTCCGTTGGGAGGAAACGGCGGAAGTGAAGGTCGTTTCGGATGGAAGGGCCAGCTACGAGTGGGTCACCATTAGTGAAGAGGCGGAGGTTGAAGTGAGGATCCCTACACCAGAATGTGCGAATGAGCCAGCAGACCACCTGCAGGGAGACCGGGACGGCGAGCCTCGGGAGGGCCCAGAGGAATCACTCAACCCCGAGTCTACGGCACATGAGGAGATTCGAGCCGCTCCGGAACCGTGGACCGTGGGGCTGGAAGCGGAATCCCTACCGGAAGAAGTGGGTATGCCCCTCCCAGCGGAGGAGAGAATGGAAGGAAGGGTCATTCCCGATAGAATCACCCCAGATGAGGAGCAAGCGGTGGAAAAGAGGGCACTAATGCCAGTATGTACCAAGGAAATACCGGAGGAGCGATTGGAAGGAAGGGTCATTACCGACAGCGCCAAACCTGATGAGGAGCAAGCGGTGGAAAAGAGAGCACTAACGCCAGAATGTGCGGTTGAGCCAGCGGAGGAGCGACTGGAAGTAAGGGCCATTCCCGACAGAGTCACCCCCAATGAGGAGCAAGCGACAGAACAGAGGGTACTAACGCCAGTATGTGTGGAGGAACCAACGGAGGAGCGATTGAAAGAAATGGCCGTTCCCGACAGTGTCACTCCGGATGAGGCGCAAGCGGTAGAACAGAGGGTACTAACGCTAACTTGTGCCGAGGAGCCAAAGGAGGAGCAATTGGAAGGAAGGGCTGTTCCCGACAGAGTCACTCCGGATGAGGAGCAAGCGACAGAACAGAGGGTACTAACGCCAGTATGTGTGGAGGAACCAACGGAGGAGCGATTGAAGGAAATGGCCGTTCCCGACAGTGTCACTCCGGATGAGGCGCAAGCGGTAGAACAGAGGGTACAAACGCTAACTTGTGCCGAGGAGCCAAAGGAGGAGCGATTGGAAGGAAGGGCTGTTCCCGACAGAGTCACTCCGGATGAGGAGCAAGCGACAGAACAGAGGGTACTAACGCCAGTATGTGTGGAGGAACCAACGGAGGAGCGATTGAAGGAAATGGCCGTTCCCGACAGTGTCACTCCGGATGAGGCGCAAGCGACAGAACAGAGGGTACAAACGCTAACTTGTGCCGAGGAGCCAAAGGAGGAGCGATTGGAAGGAAGGGCTGTTCCCGACAGAGTCACCCCCGATGAGGAGCAAGCGACAGAACAGAGGGTACTAACGCTAACTTGTGCCGAGGAGCCAATGGAGGAGCGATTGGAAGGAAGGGTCATTACCGACAGCGCCAACCCTGATGAGGAGCAAGCGGTGGAAAAGAGAGCACTAACGCCAGTATGTGCGGTTGAGCCAGCGGAGGAGCGATTGAAAGAAATGGCCATTCCCGACAGTGTCACTCCGGATGAGGCGCAAGCGGTAGAACAGAGGGTACAAACGCTAACTTGTGCCGAGGAGCCAAAGGAGGAGCGATTGGAAGGAAGGGCTGTTCCCGACAGAGTCACTCCGGATGAGGAGCAAGCGGTAGAACAGAGGGTACAAACGCCAGTATGTGTGGAGAAACCAACGGAGGAGCGATTGGAAGAAATGGCCGTTCCCGACAGAGTCACCCCCGATGAGGAGCAAGCGGTAGAACAGAGGGTAAAAACGCTAACTTGTGCCGAGGAACCAGCGGAGGAGCGATTGGAAGAAATGGCCGTTCCCGACAGTGTCACTCCGGATGAGGCGCAAGCGGCAGAGCAGAGGGCACTAACGCCAGTATGTACGGATGAGCCAGCGGACCACCTACAGGGAGACCGGGAAAGCGAACCCCAGGAGAACTCAGAGGTATCACCAGATCTTGGACCTCGGGCGAGGGAGGAGTTAGAGGAACCTCGGCCGGAGGCAATGGACGTACCCTTCCAGTGGGAGGAGACGGCGGAAGCGAGGGTAGATTCAGAAGGAAGGGCCAGTCCCGAAAGAGTCCATGAAGAGCTCGAGGCTGAAGTGAGTGTCCCTGAACCAGTTTGTGTGGAGGAGCCAGCGGACCACCCGCAGGGAGACCGGGACGGCGAGCCCCAGGAAAAGCCAGAGGTATCACTAGGTCTTGGGCCTCGGAGAGAGGACCAAGAGGTGGAAACCGTCCCGGGACCATCGACAGAGGGGAAGGAGATACTCCGATCGGAAGTAGCGGATGCGCCCCTCCGTTGGGACGAAACGGCGGAAGTGAAGGTCGATTCGGAAGAAAGGGACAGCTATGAGAGGGGCACCACCAGTGAAGAGCCAGAGGTGGACAAGAAGGTCCAAACATCGGTAGATGAGGAGGAGACGGCGGACTACCCTCAGGGAGACCGGGACAGCGAGCCTCGGGAGGGCCCAGAGGAATTACCTACCCTCGAGTCTACGGCAGATGAGGTAATTCTAGCCGCTCCGGAACCGTGGACTATGGGGACGAAAGCGGAATCTcggccagaggaagtggatgtgcCCCTCCCAGCGGAGGAGCGAATGGAAGGAAGGGCCATTCCCGACAGAGACACcgcagatgtggagaaagcggTGGAACAGACGGCACTAACGCCGGTATGTACGGAGGAGAGAATGGAAGGAAGGACCATTGTCGACATAGTCTCCCCAGATGAGGAGCAAGCGGTGCAACAGAGGGCACTAACGCCAATATGTGCGGAGGAGCCAGCGAATCATCCGCAGGGATACCGGGAAGGCGAACCCCGGGAGAATCCAGAGGATTTAGTCACCCCTGAGTTTCCGGCAAAGGAAGAAGAGGTGCCCGGGGCCCCTGGGCTGAATTTCAGTGAGGAAGCGGGGACCGTCCCCGGAGATGATGGAGAACGGAAGGAGTGGGCGGGCGAGTTTGTGGATGAAGCGGCACAAGTCCCGGAGCATAGATCAATTCAGATGGACGCAGGCCATGTACAGGAGGAAGATGCGGAGTTGAAGACTGCGGCAGTGGGGGAAGAAGAAAGTATCGGGGCAAAAGATACCGGCTTCAGTGAGGCGAACCTAGAGACCGGAGACCAGGAGACGGTGATACGAAAAGATAAGAGTGATCTGGAGGTGGCAGAGGGGGAATTGGAGAGGGGCTCGGCGGACCAGGCGGAGATCCCAGGAGAAGTGTCTGAGCCCGAGACAGAGGCGAGAGGCGCTGAGATCGAGGATGAACTGGCCATCCAACTGAGAGCTTCGTTCTCTGCCGATGAAGACTCCCCGCAAGTGAAGTCAATAAGTCTTGCagagatggagctggctgaagatGAAGATACATTCCGCGTGGAGGAGGTAGGCGCCGGGGAGGAAGTGACTCTCGCCTCGGCTGAACTAACTGAACCCAGAGAAGAAATGTCCGCAACCGCTTCGGCTCTCCCTGATGGGCCGGAAGAAAAGGGCATTTCAACCTCGCCAGCTGCCCTGTCCTTGGACGAGAAGCCAACGGCCCAAGAAGACCAGGCGTTGAGAGACTCCCCAGAGGGAGCTGAAGACCGGGCGCTGCCCCCATCCAGCCTGTCAAATATTCTCCCGGAAACCCCAGGCTCGGAGGACCAGTCACTGGCCGAATGGCAAGAAGATGTAGCTCAGGCATGCGCGCTCCCATCCCAAGGAACTGATGTGCAAGAGGACTCTATCCCTTGGGAAGAACGGCCCGGTGGATGCCAGCTGATAGAAGGGTTCCCCAAGGAAAGCCCTAGCGCTGGTGCAGAGGTAGAATCCCAGGGGCAGGCGAGTTACGTCTCCCCTGACGTGGATGCGGAGGGTTCCCCAACAGGACGTCTGACCCTGGAGGACAGTATGGGCGTCGATggcctggagactgaggaagcagggaatgtGGAAAACGTGGACAATTTCCAAGACGCGGCAATCCCCAACTGTCCTGGAGACCCGACAAGGATCCAACCAGCGAAGGGGGAGAAATCGGCTACAGCCGCAGAGCAAAATGCGTCAACTGGTTTTCAAACTCCAGGCATCCTCTTGCCCGACCAAACCGAGATTCAGGTCGCTGTGAACCCGGAATTTCAACGAGTGGACAGCGATAGACTTGAGGTGGCCGACCAAGAGAGGCCACAGGGAAAGGAAGAAGCGGAGGACCAACATGCCCCGATTTTGGAGTCAGCAGCAGAGAGACCGGGCCTAGAGCAGGATGCCGGATGTCCACTGGAGGAGCGAGAGAAGGTAACGCTTCGGATTGAGGCTGACGAAAGTGACAGCGGACATGGCGTCGCTGCGGGCTCGGGGGAAGGAGGGATACCTGTGAAAGAGGAGGGACAACCCACCGAACCCCAACCAATGAATGAAGTGTGGGAGCCCGCATCCTTCCCCGAGACTCTCAGCCACCCTGAGGACCTCGAAGACGAGGCGTTAGCCGGTGAGGAACCCTTGGTCAACCGTCCAGGGAAAGGCAAGGATGAGGGTGACGGCGGCAGCGTTGACCTGCTCCTCATCCCAAAGGAAGCGAGCCCATCCCGGGACCTGTTCCTCGCCCCGCAATCAACGAGCTCAGCGCAGGACACCTGGACGGCGCAGAATCAGGAACCGCGGCCGGACACTCCCCTGGTTACCAACGACAGGCACCTGAACGGAGTGCATGATTACAGCGAGGTTCCGGCCAAGAGCGACGGCAGGGCGGTGGAAATGATCGCGACCGCCTACCACTATTGGTCTTCTGAGGACGAGTAA